The DNA segment GCTGCTCGCCGAGGCCCGCCGGGCGCGCGCCGCGCTCACGGACGAGCAGCTCGACGCCGTACCGCCGCGCGCCCTGGAGGAGCGGCAGCCGGGGCCGGACGGCGGGGACGTGGAGCGCACCGACGCCCGGACGACGGTGATCCCGCGCGTGCTGCCGCAGGACCTGGGCACCGCCCACCACACCAGCCGGCTGGAGATGCCGCCCCCGGAGCAGCCGCTGCCGCCCCGGCGGGGCGGGCTGTGGGGCGGGCTGCGCGGCGGGCCCCGGCGCGGGCTGATCGCGGCGGTCCTCGCGGTGCTGCTGGTGCTGGGCGTCGGCGGCGGGGTCTGGTACATCAACTCCGGGCAGTTCACGAAGGTCCCCTCGCTGCTGGGCCAGACCGAGAAGTCGGCCAGGAAGCGGCTCTCGGACGCCGGGCTGGAGCTGAAGGGCGTCGAGCGCGCCTTCAGCGACACCGTCGCCCGGGGCACGGTGATCGGCAGCCACCCCGATTCCGGCGCCCGGATCAGGCACAACGACGGCGTCTCGCTGGTCGTCTCGCGCGGGCCCGAGATCGTCGAGGTGCCGGATGTGGCGGGCGCCTCGCTCGCCGACGCCAGGCGGAAGCTGACCAAGGCGGGCCTGCTCCCCGGCATGGTCACCAAGGAGTTCAGCGAGGACGTGGCGGCCGGCGAGGTGGTGCGGACGAAGCCCTCGGCGGGCACCGAGCGCCACGCGGACTCCGCGGTCGCGATCGTGGTGTCCAAGGGCAGCCCCGTCGACGTCCCCGACGTCACCGGGCTCTCCGTCGAGGACGCCACGGAGGCGCTGGCCGACGAGGGGCTCAAGGCGGAGGTGAAGCCCGGCCGGGTGCACTCGCCGGAGGAGGCGGGCGACATCGCGCACCAGTCGCCGGGCGAGGGCACGGTGGCGGCCGAGGGCGACACGATCACGCTGACGGTGTCCTCCGGCCCCCGCATGATCGACGTGCCGGACGTCGTCGGCGACAACGTGGACGACGCGAGCGAGGAGCTGGAGGCGGCGGGCTTCGAGGTCGAGGTCGACCGGGGCTTCCTCTCCTTCAGCGACAAGGTCGCGAGCCAGTCCGTGAAGGGCGGCGACCGGGCCCCCGAGGGCAGCACCATCACCATCAAGACCAAGGGACTGTAGAGATCCGTATGCGCAACCCCGTCGGCGGTCACGTCCCGGTGGCCGGCGGCCTCGCCAAGGTCGGCCTCCCCTACGCCCGCGAGATGGGCGCCGAGGCCGTCCAGGTCTTCGTCGCCAACCCGCGCGGCTGGGCGACCCCGGCCGGCAGCCCGGCGCAGGACGAACTGTTCCGGGCGCGGTGCGCCGCCGAGTCGATACCGGCGTATGTGCACGCCCCGTACCTGATCAATTTCGGTTCGCACACCCCGGCGACCGTGGAGCGGTCCGTGGAGTCGCTGCGCCACTCGCTGCGCCGGGCCCGCGCGATCGGCGCCCTGGGCGTCGTCGTGCACACCGGTTCGGCGACCGGGGGGCGGCCCCGCGAGGAGGCGCTGGCGCAGGTGCGGACCCATATGCGGCCGCTGCTGGACGAGCTGACGCACGAGGACGACCCGTTCCTGCTGCTGGAGTCCACGGCCGGGCAGGGCTCCTCGCTCTGCTCCCGGACCTGGGACTTCGGGCCGTACTTCGACGCGCTGGACGCCCACCCGAAGCTCGGGGTCTGCCTGGACACCTGCCACATCTTCGCGGCCGGGCACGACCTGGCCGGGCCCGGCGGCATGAAGGAGACCCTCGACCTGCTGGTGGAGACGGTCGGCGAGGGCCGGCTGAAGCTCATCCACGCCAATGACTCCAAGGACGTCTCCGGCGCGCACAAGGACCGGCACGAGAACATCGGCGCTGGTCACATCGGCGCGGAGCCGTTCCGTGAGCTGTTCGCGCATCCGGCGACGCGGGGCGTGCCGCTGGTCATCGAGACGCCGGGCGGCAAGGAGGGTCACGCCGCGGACGTGGCCCGGCTCCAGGCGTTGCGCGCGGGGGCTGATCAGAGCTCGGGGCCCTCGCCGGGCTCCTCCTGGTAGGAGTAGCGCTGCTCGCGCCAGGGGTCGCCGATGTTGTGGTAGCCGCGCTCCTCCCAGAAGCCCCGGCGGTCGGCCGTCATGTACTCGATGCCCCGGACCCACTTGGGGCCCTTCCACGCGTACAGATGGGGGACGACGAGGCGGAGCGGGAAGCCGTGCTCGGCGGTGAGGAGTTCGCCGCCCTTGTGGGTGGCGAACAGGGTCCGGTCGGAGAGGAAGTCGTCGAGCCGCAGGTTCGAGCTGAATCCGTATTCGGCCCACACCATCACATGGGTGACCTGAGAGGCGGGCGGGGCGAGCGCGACGACATCGCGGGCGAGCACGCCGCCCCACTCGGCGCCGAGCATGCTGAATTTGGTGACGCAGTGCAGATCGGCGACGACCGAGGAGAACGGCAGCGTCGAGAATTGCTCGTGGTTCCAGCAGTGCTTCTCGCCGTCGGCGGTCGCGCCGAAGACACGGAATTCCCAGCGGTCCGGTTTGAACTTGGGAACCGGCCCGTAGTGGGTCACCGGCCAGCCGCGCTGCAGCCGCTGGCCCGGCGGAAGCTCGGACTGCTCTGACGCGCGGTGTTCCCGGCTTTCCGGCTGACCCATGACTCCATGGTGACAGACAGGCCGGGGTGGTCGTGACCAGGGCGGAGGCGATTCGGGCAACTCATACTAAGCGTGCACTTACTGGACGGTCACCGAGTGCGATGCAAAGATGCCGCCAACGTGCCCGGTTCACCGTTGGAAGGAGCCTTTGCGATGCAGGGCGACCCCGAGGTCATCGAGTTCCTGAATGAACAGCTGACCGCCGAATTGACGGCCATCAACCAGTACTTCCTGCACGCCAAGATGCAGGACAACTTCGGCTGGACCAAGCTCGCGAAATACACGCGCGCCGAGTCCTTCGACGAGATGAAGCATGCGGAGATCCTGACCGACCGCATTCTCTTCCTCGACGGCCTGCCGAACTACCAGCGGCTGTTCCACGTACGGGTGGGCCAGACGGTCACCGAGATGTTCCAGGCCGACCGGCAGGTCGAGGTGGAGGCGATCGACCGCCTCAAGCGCGGTATCGAGCTGATGCGGAACAAGGGCGACATCACCTCGGCGAACATCTTCGAGTCGATCCTCGCCGACGAGGAGCACCACATCGACTACCTCGACACCCAGCTGGACCTGGTCGAGAAGCTCGGGGAGCCGCTGTACATCGCCCAGCTCATCGAGCAGCCGGACAGCTGACCGGACCCGGTCGGCTCAGGCGGCTTCGGGGAGTCCGGCGGCGGGCGCCGGGGTGGTTGCGGCGGGCTGCTGCTTGCGGTCGAGCAGATCGCGGCGCGGGCAGGCGCCGCGGCCGAGCATCGCCTGGATGGTGCGGACACAGCCGCCGCAGTCCGTCCCCGCCTTGCAGGCCGAGGCGATCTGGCGGGGCGTACAGGCCCCGGCTGCCGCATGATCCTTGACCTGCTGCTCCGTAACGCCGAAGCACGAGCAGACGTACACGCGGGTTCACCTCCCGGCAGGACGGATCGTGAGCGCCGCCCCGATGATCGGTGAGGCAAACCTAACCTTACCCGTCGCCGGGGGGCGGTGAAAGCCCGGAAACGACCGGTGGGGCACGGATCACATCGATCCGTGCCCCACAGTCGTACGGGAGGTGCGCGCCGTGACCGTTACTGGTCGCGGTACATCTCGGCGACGAGGAAGGCCAGGTCCAGCGACTGGCTGCGGTTGAGCCGGGGGTCGCAGGCCGTCTCGTAGCGCTGGTGGAGGTCGTCCACGAAGATCTCGTGGCCGCCGCCGACGCACTCGGTGACGTCGTCGCCGGTCAGCTCGACGTGGATGCCGCCCGGGTGCGTGCCGAGGCCCTTGTGCACCTCGAAGAAGCCCTTGACCTCGTCCAGCACGTCGTCGAAGCGGCGCGTCTTGTGGCCGGAGGCCGCCTCGAAGGTGTTGCCGTGCATCGGGTCGGTCACCCAGGCCACGGTGGCGCCGGAAGCGGTGACCTTCTCGACCAGCTCGGGCAGCTTGTCGCGGACCTTGTCGGCGCCCATCCGGACGATGAAGGTCAGCCGGCCGGGCTCGCGCTCCGGGTCGAGGCGCTCGATGTAGCCCAGCGCCTCGTCCACCGTGGTGGTCGGGCCGAGCTTGATGCCGATCGGGTTGCGGATACTGGCGGCGAACTCGATGTGCGCGCCGTCCATCTGGCGGGTGCGCTCACCGATCCACACCATGTGGCCCGAGGTGTCGTACAGCTGCCCGGTGCGCGAGTCGGTGCGGGTCAGCGCCGACTCGTAGTCCAGGAGCAGCGCCTCGTGCGACGCGTAGAACTCGACGGCCTTGAACTCCGCCGGGTCGGTGCCGCACGCCTTCATGAAGTTCAGCGCGTTGTCGATCTCGCGGGCCAGGGCCTCGTAGCGCTGGCCGGACGGCGAGGAGCGCACGAAGTCCTGGTTCCAGGCGTGCACCTGGCGCAGGTCGGCGTAGCCGCCGGTGGTGAAGGCGCGCACGAGGTTCAGCGTGGAGGCGGAGGCGTGGTACATCCGCTTG comes from the Streptomyces sp. NBC_00525 genome and includes:
- the pknB gene encoding Stk1 family PASTA domain-containing Ser/Thr kinase; this encodes MDTTLQDPLVGQLLDGRYRVDARIAVGGMATVYRAMDTRLDRLLALKVMHPALATDASFVERFIREAKSVARLDHPNVVGVFDQGAQGQYVYLAMEYVAGCTLRDVLSERGALRPRAALDILESVLAALGAAHRAGFVHRDMKPENVLIGDDGRVKVADFGLVRAVDAVTSTTGTILGTVSYLAPEQIEHGAADTRTDVYACGVVLYEMLTGDKPRDGESPAQVIYRHLHEDVPPPSEAVPGLAPELDALVAGATARDPEARPFDAVALLAEARRARAALTDEQLDAVPPRALEERQPGPDGGDVERTDARTTVIPRVLPQDLGTAHHTSRLEMPPPEQPLPPRRGGLWGGLRGGPRRGLIAAVLAVLLVLGVGGGVWYINSGQFTKVPSLLGQTEKSARKRLSDAGLELKGVERAFSDTVARGTVIGSHPDSGARIRHNDGVSLVVSRGPEIVEVPDVAGASLADARRKLTKAGLLPGMVTKEFSEDVAAGEVVRTKPSAGTERHADSAVAIVVSKGSPVDVPDVTGLSVEDATEALADEGLKAEVKPGRVHSPEEAGDIAHQSPGEGTVAAEGDTITLTVSSGPRMIDVPDVVGDNVDDASEELEAAGFEVEVDRGFLSFSDKVASQSVKGGDRAPEGSTITIKTKGL
- a CDS encoding deoxyribonuclease IV, with the protein product MRNPVGGHVPVAGGLAKVGLPYAREMGAEAVQVFVANPRGWATPAGSPAQDELFRARCAAESIPAYVHAPYLINFGSHTPATVERSVESLRHSLRRARAIGALGVVVHTGSATGGRPREEALAQVRTHMRPLLDELTHEDDPFLLLESTAGQGSSLCSRTWDFGPYFDALDAHPKLGVCLDTCHIFAAGHDLAGPGGMKETLDLLVETVGEGRLKLIHANDSKDVSGAHKDRHENIGAGHIGAEPFRELFAHPATRGVPLVIETPGGKEGHAADVARLQALRAGADQSSGPSPGSSW
- a CDS encoding sulfite oxidase-like oxidoreductase, encoding MGQPESREHRASEQSELPPGQRLQRGWPVTHYGPVPKFKPDRWEFRVFGATADGEKHCWNHEQFSTLPFSSVVADLHCVTKFSMLGAEWGGVLARDVVALAPPASQVTHVMVWAEYGFSSNLRLDDFLSDRTLFATHKGGELLTAEHGFPLRLVVPHLYAWKGPKWVRGIEYMTADRRGFWEERGYHNIGDPWREQRYSYQEEPGEGPEL
- the bfr gene encoding bacterioferritin, producing the protein MQGDPEVIEFLNEQLTAELTAINQYFLHAKMQDNFGWTKLAKYTRAESFDEMKHAEILTDRILFLDGLPNYQRLFHVRVGQTVTEMFQADRQVEVEAIDRLKRGIELMRNKGDITSANIFESILADEEHHIDYLDTQLDLVEKLGEPLYIAQLIEQPDS
- a CDS encoding (2Fe-2S)-binding protein; translated protein: MYVCSCFGVTEQQVKDHAAAGACTPRQIASACKAGTDCGGCVRTIQAMLGRGACPRRDLLDRKQQPAATTPAPAAGLPEAA
- a CDS encoding class II 3-deoxy-7-phosphoheptulonate synthase yields the protein MNANTSVAGGNTWRDLPAAQQPEYPDSEALRDVVADLASYPPLVFAGECDQLRARMGAVAKGEAFLLQGGDCAEAFDAVSADHIRAKLKTLLQMSAVLTYAASVPVVKVGRIAGQYSKPRSKPTETRDGVTLPTYRGDSVNGFAFTEEERVPDPDRLKRMYHASASTLNLVRAFTTGGYADLRQVHAWNQDFVRSSPSGQRYEALAREIDNALNFMKACGTDPAEFKAVEFYASHEALLLDYESALTRTDSRTGQLYDTSGHMVWIGERTRQMDGAHIEFAASIRNPIGIKLGPTTTVDEALGYIERLDPEREPGRLTFIVRMGADKVRDKLPELVEKVTASGATVAWVTDPMHGNTFEAASGHKTRRFDDVLDEVKGFFEVHKGLGTHPGGIHVELTGDDVTECVGGGHEIFVDDLHQRYETACDPRLNRSQSLDLAFLVAEMYRDQ